In Pseudomonas saudiphocaensis, one DNA window encodes the following:
- a CDS encoding Rho termination factor N-terminal domain-containing protein: MPRGDKSSYTGKQQRKAEHIEQSYEERGVAPKEAEARAWATVNKQSGGGERSSGSGRKKSATAKRADRKDSAHRAAQSRAGKSPNQGAARNKRSGSTSLAELTRDELMQKARERDIRGRSKMRKDELLRALS, from the coding sequence ATGCCCAGAGGCGATAAATCCAGCTATACCGGCAAACAGCAGCGCAAGGCTGAGCATATTGAGCAGAGTTACGAAGAGCGCGGCGTAGCGCCCAAGGAAGCCGAAGCGCGCGCCTGGGCCACGGTCAACAAGCAATCCGGTGGTGGTGAGCGCAGCAGCGGCTCCGGCAGGAAGAAAAGCGCAACAGCCAAGCGCGCCGACCGCAAGGACTCAGCCCATCGCGCGGCCCAATCCCGTGCAGGCAAGTCCCCCAACCAAGGCGCGGCACGCAACAAGCGATCCGGCAGCACCTCGCTCGCCGAGCTTACCCGCGACGAGCTGATGCAAAAGGCCCGCGAACGGGATATCCGCGGACGCTCGAAGATGCGCAAGGATGAACTGCTGCGGGCGCTGAGCTGA
- the rfbD gene encoding dTDP-4-dehydrorhamnose reductase encodes MRILVCGASGQVGLELVDRAAAYGLEVLGMTREQLDITDGRRVGELVRQYKPGLIINAAAYTHVDNAEKQSELAYAVNRDGVANLAEAARQADVPLLHISTDYVFSGDAENPYRETDPVAPTGVYGASKLAGEVAIQAALERHVIVRTSWVYGVYGNNFVKTMLRLGQQRDALSVVADQVGCPTQAGSLAKALLQLAQRYARDGALAWGLYHYSGQPHCSWFDFATEIFRQASAKGLLAKTPQVAAITTAQYPTPARRPAWSVLDCGKFEQAFGIAPSDWHDDLAEVLDALAAQANG; translated from the coding sequence ATGCGAATCCTTGTATGTGGTGCCAGTGGCCAGGTCGGCCTTGAGTTGGTAGACCGTGCTGCTGCCTACGGCCTTGAAGTGTTGGGCATGACCAGGGAGCAGCTGGATATCACCGACGGTCGTCGGGTCGGGGAATTGGTGCGCCAGTACAAGCCCGGCCTGATCATCAATGCCGCGGCCTATACCCATGTCGATAACGCCGAGAAGCAGTCCGAGCTGGCCTATGCGGTCAATCGAGATGGGGTGGCCAACCTCGCCGAAGCTGCACGGCAGGCCGATGTTCCACTTCTGCATATCTCCACCGACTACGTGTTCTCCGGAGATGCCGAAAACCCCTATCGTGAAACCGACCCGGTGGCGCCAACGGGTGTTTACGGTGCCAGCAAGCTTGCCGGAGAGGTGGCGATCCAGGCCGCTTTGGAGCGCCATGTGATCGTACGCACCAGCTGGGTGTACGGTGTCTACGGGAATAATTTCGTCAAGACCATGCTGCGACTGGGGCAGCAGCGTGATGCGCTGTCGGTAGTGGCCGATCAGGTCGGTTGCCCCACTCAGGCAGGCAGCCTGGCCAAGGCGCTGCTGCAGCTGGCTCAGCGCTACGCGCGTGACGGAGCATTGGCTTGGGGGCTGTATCACTACAGTGGACAGCCGCATTGCAGCTGGTTCGACTTCGCAACGGAAATCTTTCGGCAGGCCAGTGCCAAGGGCCTGCTGGCGAAAACGCCACAGGTGGCTGCAATCACCACCGCGCAGTATCCAACGCCTGCGAGACGACCGGCATGGTCGGTGCTGGATTGTGGAAAGTTCGAGCAGGCCTTCGGCATCGCCCCGAGTGACTGGCATGACGACCTGGCCGAGGTACTCGACGCGCTGGCTGCACAGGCCAACGGCTAA
- the purH gene encoding bifunctional phosphoribosylaminoimidazolecarboxamide formyltransferase/IMP cyclohydrolase, whose product MTDHSLRLPVRRALISVSDKTGVVEFARELSALGVEILSTGGTFKLLSENGVAAVEVADYTGFPEMMDGRVKTLHPKIHGGILGRRDLDGAVMAEHGINPIDLVAVNLYPFAATVAKPGCTLPDAIENIDIGGPTMVRSAAKNHKDVAIVVNAGDYADVLDNLRNGGLTYAQRFDLALKAFEHTASYDGMIANYLGTIDQAAETLSTENRAQLPRTFTTQFVKAQDMRYGENPHQIAAFYVEHADEACVATARQLQGKELSFNNVADTDAALECVKSFVKPACVIVKHANPCGVAVVPEDEGGIRQAYELAYATDSESAFGGIIAFNRELDGETARAIVERQFVEVIIAPSISAEAREVVAAKANVRLLECGQWPAERAPGWDFKRVNGGLLVQSRDIGMITADELKVVTKRAPTEQEIHDLIFAWKVAKFVKSNAIVYAKNRQTVGVGAGQMSRVNSARIAAIKAEHAGLPVPGAVMASDAFFPFRDGIDNAAKAGISAVIQPGGSMRDNEVIAAADEAGIAMVFTGMRHFRH is encoded by the coding sequence ATGACCGATCATTCCCTCCGCCTTCCCGTCCGCCGCGCACTGATCAGCGTGTCCGACAAGACCGGCGTCGTTGAATTTGCCCGTGAACTCTCTGCCCTTGGCGTCGAAATCCTTTCAACCGGCGGCACCTTCAAGCTGCTGAGCGAGAACGGAGTTGCCGCCGTCGAAGTGGCCGACTACACCGGCTTTCCGGAAATGATGGATGGTCGCGTCAAGACCCTGCACCCGAAGATTCACGGCGGCATCCTCGGCCGTCGCGACCTGGACGGTGCAGTCATGGCCGAACACGGGATCAACCCGATCGATCTGGTGGCAGTCAACCTCTACCCTTTCGCAGCCACCGTGGCCAAGCCTGGCTGCACCCTGCCGGATGCCATCGAGAACATCGATATCGGCGGGCCGACCATGGTTCGCAGCGCGGCGAAGAACCACAAGGACGTTGCCATCGTGGTCAACGCCGGTGACTATGCCGACGTTCTCGACAACCTGCGCAATGGCGGCCTGACCTATGCCCAGCGTTTCGACCTGGCACTGAAGGCCTTCGAGCACACCGCCTCCTATGACGGCATGATCGCCAACTACCTGGGCACCATCGATCAGGCTGCGGAGACGCTGTCCACCGAGAACCGCGCCCAGCTGCCGCGCACCTTCACCACTCAGTTCGTCAAGGCGCAGGACATGCGCTACGGCGAGAACCCGCATCAGATCGCAGCCTTCTACGTCGAACATGCCGACGAAGCCTGCGTCGCCACCGCGCGCCAGCTGCAGGGCAAGGAACTATCCTTCAACAACGTCGCTGATACCGACGCCGCACTGGAGTGCGTCAAGAGCTTCGTCAAACCTGCCTGCGTCATCGTCAAGCACGCCAACCCGTGCGGCGTGGCGGTGGTGCCGGAAGACGAAGGCGGCATCCGCCAGGCCTACGAGCTGGCCTATGCCACCGACAGCGAATCCGCGTTCGGCGGCATCATTGCCTTCAACCGCGAGCTGGACGGTGAAACCGCCCGCGCCATCGTCGAACGCCAGTTCGTCGAGGTGATCATTGCTCCCAGCATCAGCGCCGAGGCCCGTGAAGTGGTCGCTGCCAAGGCCAACGTGCGCCTGCTCGAATGCGGCCAGTGGCCGGCCGAGCGCGCTCCGGGTTGGGACTTCAAGCGCGTCAATGGCGGCCTGCTGGTACAGAGCCGCGACATCGGCATGATCACCGCCGACGAGCTCAAGGTGGTGACCAAGCGCGCGCCCACCGAGCAGGAAATTCATGACCTGATCTTTGCCTGGAAAGTGGCCAAGTTCGTCAAGTCCAACGCCATCGTCTATGCCAAGAATCGCCAGACCGTGGGTGTCGGCGCCGGCCAGATGAGCCGCGTCAACTCCGCCCGCATCGCTGCGATCAAGGCCGAGCATGCGGGCCTTCCCGTGCCGGGCGCGGTAATGGCCAGCGACGCCTTCTTCCCCTTCCGCGACGGCATTGACAACGCAGCCAAGGCCGGCATCAGCGCCGTGATCCAGCCGGGCGGCTCGATGCGTGACAACGAGGTAATCGCCGCAGCTGACGAAGCCGGCATCGCCATGGTCTTCACCGGCATGCGCCACTTCCGTCATTGA
- the fis gene encoding DNA-binding transcriptional regulator Fis, whose protein sequence is MTLLNETLAIGTASVSDNLNLKQHLNTPSEAGQTLRASVETALHNYFAHLEGAEVTDVYNLVLSEVEAPLLETVMNYVKGNQTKASELLGLNRGTLRKKLKQYDLL, encoded by the coding sequence ATGACACTGTTGAACGAAACACTGGCTATTGGAACCGCATCTGTGAGCGACAACCTTAACCTCAAACAGCACCTGAATACACCGAGCGAGGCGGGCCAGACCCTTCGCGCCAGTGTTGAGACCGCGCTGCACAACTACTTTGCCCATCTCGAAGGGGCCGAGGTCACGGATGTGTATAACCTGGTGCTCTCCGAAGTGGAAGCGCCCCTGCTGGAGACCGTGATGAACTACGTCAAGGGCAACCAGACCAAGGCCTCGGAACTGCTGGGCCTGAACCGTGGCACTCTGCGCAAGAAACTCAAGCAGTACGATCTTCTCTGA
- a CDS encoding lysylphosphatidylglycerol synthase transmembrane domain-containing protein: MMKRSDAAWTLVGITAVLLCGYLLYQEIHTLSLAELTESLAAISYQNWLFAALATLGAYIALAWYDRIAISHLGKRISWWFITLCSFTTYALAHNIGASVFSGAVVRYRAYRSKGLTPQEIGVLIVFCSLTFAIGTILAGGTVLLLEPALLNRIIEVDSWVSTAVGLSLLSLVALYVVGAWRQLPPFRIGKWRIEYPRLPIVGKQLIAAPLELLCAAAIIYFALPAENNPGYLVVLAVFLASFSLALLSHAPGGLGVLEVTFLAALPELNTVDVLAALIVFRGLYLILPFAMAILVVTGFEARQWAEKRKQAASEP; encoded by the coding sequence ATGATGAAGAGAAGCGATGCCGCTTGGACCCTGGTCGGCATCACTGCAGTACTGCTTTGCGGCTATCTGCTCTACCAGGAAATTCACACGCTATCACTGGCCGAGCTGACCGAAAGCCTGGCTGCCATCAGCTATCAGAACTGGCTGTTTGCAGCCCTGGCCACCCTGGGTGCCTACATCGCTCTGGCCTGGTACGACCGTATCGCCATCAGCCATTTGGGTAAGCGTATTTCATGGTGGTTCATCACCCTGTGCTCGTTCACCACCTACGCTCTGGCGCACAACATCGGCGCTTCGGTATTTTCTGGCGCGGTCGTGCGCTACCGAGCCTATCGCAGCAAAGGCCTTACGCCGCAAGAGATCGGAGTACTGATCGTCTTCTGTTCGCTGACCTTTGCCATCGGCACTATCCTGGCCGGCGGTACGGTACTGCTCCTGGAGCCGGCACTGCTCAATCGAATCATTGAGGTCGACTCCTGGGTCTCGACTGCAGTCGGCTTGTCTTTACTTTCGCTGGTTGCGCTCTACGTCGTCGGCGCCTGGCGACAGCTGCCACCGTTTCGCATCGGCAAATGGCGAATCGAATACCCACGTTTGCCGATCGTCGGCAAACAACTTATCGCCGCGCCACTCGAGCTGCTCTGCGCCGCCGCAATCATCTATTTCGCACTGCCGGCCGAAAACAACCCGGGCTATCTGGTCGTGCTCGCGGTATTTCTCGCATCCTTTTCGCTGGCCTTGCTTTCCCATGCGCCGGGCGGTCTGGGCGTGCTCGAAGTGACCTTCCTGGCTGCGCTCCCGGAACTGAACACCGTTGACGTCCTGGCCGCCCTAATCGTATTCAGGGGGCTCTATTTGATCCTGCCTTTTGCCATGGCGATTCTCGTCGTCACTGGCTTCGAAGCTAGACAGTGGGCCGAGAAGCGCAAACAGGCTGCGTCCGAACCGTGA
- the purD gene encoding phosphoribosylamine--glycine ligase has translation MNVLIIGSGGREHALAWKVAQDPRVQKVFVAPGNAGTATEAKCENVDIDVLAIEQLADFAEQNVQLTIVGPEAPLVKGVVDLFRSRGLDCFGPTAAAAQLEGSKAFTKDFLARHKIPTADYQNFTEVEPALAYLHEKGAPIVIKADGLAAGKGVIVAMTLAEAEEAVRDMLSGNAFGDAGSRVVIEEFLDGEEASFIVMVDGENVLPMATSQDHKRVGDGDTGPNTGGMGAYSPAPVVTDAVHQRVMDEVIWPTVKGMAAEGNVYTGFLYAGLMIDGNGAPKVIEFNCRFGDPETQPIMLRLQSSLVLLVEAALAKALNKVEAQWDPRPSLGVVLAAGGYPGDYDKGAVIRGLDAAAQLEGKVFHAGTALRDGEVTTAGGRVLCATAMGDTVCAAQQNAYALAARIEWDGHFYRHDIGYRAIAREQGES, from the coding sequence ATGAACGTATTGATCATCGGCAGCGGCGGACGTGAACACGCGCTGGCCTGGAAAGTAGCGCAAGACCCACGGGTGCAGAAGGTATTCGTCGCGCCGGGAAACGCCGGCACGGCCACCGAAGCCAAGTGCGAGAACGTCGACATCGACGTGCTGGCCATCGAGCAGCTGGCCGACTTCGCCGAGCAGAACGTGCAACTGACCATCGTTGGCCCGGAAGCGCCGTTGGTAAAAGGCGTGGTCGACCTGTTCCGCTCTCGCGGCCTGGACTGCTTCGGCCCGACCGCAGCCGCAGCACAGCTGGAAGGCTCCAAGGCGTTCACCAAGGACTTTCTGGCCCGCCACAAGATCCCCACTGCCGATTACCAGAACTTCACCGAAGTCGAGCCGGCGCTGGCCTACCTGCACGAGAAAGGCGCCCCCATCGTCATCAAGGCCGACGGCCTGGCTGCCGGCAAGGGCGTGATCGTCGCGATGACTCTGGCCGAAGCCGAGGAAGCCGTGCGCGACATGCTTTCCGGCAATGCCTTCGGCGATGCCGGGTCACGCGTGGTGATCGAGGAGTTCCTCGATGGTGAGGAAGCCAGCTTTATCGTCATGGTCGATGGCGAAAACGTGCTACCCATGGCCACCAGTCAGGATCACAAGCGCGTAGGCGACGGCGACACCGGCCCGAACACCGGCGGCATGGGCGCCTACTCGCCAGCCCCCGTGGTCACCGATGCAGTGCATCAGCGCGTGATGGACGAAGTGATCTGGCCGACCGTCAAGGGCATGGCCGCAGAAGGCAACGTTTACACCGGCTTTCTCTATGCCGGCCTGATGATCGACGGCAACGGCGCGCCTAAGGTCATCGAATTCAACTGCCGTTTCGGCGACCCGGAAACCCAGCCGATCATGCTGCGTCTGCAGTCCAGTCTGGTGTTGCTGGTCGAGGCTGCACTAGCCAAGGCATTGAACAAGGTCGAAGCGCAGTGGGACCCACGCCCGAGCCTCGGTGTGGTCTTGGCGGCCGGCGGTTATCCCGGCGACTACGACAAGGGCGCCGTGATCCGGGGCCTGGATGCCGCCGCACAGCTGGAAGGCAAGGTGTTCCATGCAGGCACCGCCCTGCGTGATGGTGAAGTCACCACGGCAGGCGGCCGCGTGCTGTGTGCCACAGCCATGGGCGACACGGTTTGCGCAGCCCAGCAGAACGCTTACGCTCTGGCAGCGCGCATCGAATGGGACGGGCATTTCTATCGCCACGACATCGGCTACCGCGCGATCGCCCGCGAGCAGGGCGAAAGTTGA
- a CDS encoding VC0807 family protein has product MTDTRTPTPEHKPRPLIDLLISILIPSLILMKLSGDDHLGADGALMLALAFPLGWGLFELAKYRKFNWIALLGLVSVLLTGGIGLLQLDPQWLAVKEAAIPGIIGLAVLGSTRTRFPLIRTLLYNPKVINVAKVHEQLERNGQTAHFETRLLRATYFLSATFFFSSFMNYVLAKWIVKSPAGSEAFNAELGRMTLLSYPMIAIPSMLMMMAIFYYLWRTIHGLTGLGLEEIVASNTHDEPTGKQP; this is encoded by the coding sequence ATGACTGACACACGCACGCCAACACCCGAGCACAAGCCTCGTCCCCTGATCGATTTGCTGATCAGCATCCTGATCCCATCCCTGATTCTCATGAAGCTCAGCGGTGACGATCATCTGGGCGCGGATGGCGCACTCATGCTGGCGCTGGCATTTCCGCTTGGCTGGGGCCTTTTCGAGCTGGCGAAGTATCGCAAATTCAACTGGATCGCCTTGCTCGGTCTGGTCAGCGTGCTGCTCACTGGCGGCATCGGCCTGCTGCAGCTGGACCCGCAATGGCTGGCGGTCAAGGAAGCAGCCATCCCCGGCATTATCGGCTTGGCCGTGCTGGGCTCGACCCGCACACGCTTTCCACTGATCCGCACGCTGCTCTACAACCCCAAGGTAATCAACGTCGCCAAGGTTCACGAACAGCTCGAACGTAACGGCCAGACTGCACATTTCGAGACGCGCCTGCTGCGCGCCACCTACTTTCTCAGCGCCACCTTCTTCTTTTCATCCTTTATGAACTACGTGCTCGCCAAATGGATAGTTAAAAGCCCGGCGGGTAGCGAAGCCTTCAATGCCGAGCTGGGCCGCATGACCCTGCTCAGCTATCCGATGATCGCCATTCCCAGCATGCTGATGATGATGGCGATCTTCTATTACCTTTGGCGCACCATTCACGGCCTGACCGGGTTAGGCCTGGAAGAGATCGTTGCCAGCAACACCCATGACGAGCCGACCGGAAAACAGCCCTGA
- the lpxC gene encoding UDP-3-O-acyl-N-acetylglucosamine deacetylase: MIRQRTLKNIIRATGVGLHSGEKVYLTLKPAPVDTGIVFCRTDLNPPVQIAARAENVGETTMSTTLVSDDVKVDTVEHLLSAMAGLGIDNAYVELSASEVPIMDGSAGPFVFLIQSAGLQEQDAPKKFIRIKREITVEDGDKRATFLPFEGFKVSFEIDFDHPVFKGRTQTASVDFSSTSFVKEVSRARTFGFMRDIEFLRSHNLALGGSVDNAIVVDEDQVLNEDGLRYEDEFVKHKILDAIGDLYLLGTSLIGEFRGYKSGHALNNRLLRTLMEQKDAWEMVTFEDSQTAPISYMRPAAAG, translated from the coding sequence ATGATCAGACAACGCACTTTAAAGAACATAATTCGCGCCACTGGCGTCGGCCTGCACTCGGGGGAAAAGGTTTACCTGACCCTGAAGCCGGCGCCCGTGGATACCGGAATCGTGTTCTGCCGCACCGACCTCAACCCGCCGGTCCAGATTGCCGCACGGGCGGAGAACGTCGGCGAAACCACCATGTCGACGACGCTCGTCAGCGATGACGTCAAGGTCGATACGGTGGAACATCTGCTTTCGGCAATGGCCGGGCTTGGCATTGACAACGCCTATGTCGAGCTTTCGGCATCTGAAGTGCCGATCATGGATGGCAGCGCTGGTCCGTTCGTGTTCCTGATTCAATCAGCCGGCCTGCAGGAGCAGGATGCGCCCAAGAAATTCATCCGTATCAAGCGTGAAATCACGGTGGAAGACGGCGACAAGCGCGCTACATTCCTGCCGTTCGAAGGCTTCAAGGTGAGTTTCGAGATCGATTTCGATCATCCGGTATTCAAAGGGCGTACCCAGACTGCCAGCGTGGACTTCTCCAGCACTTCCTTTGTCAAGGAAGTCAGCCGTGCGCGAACCTTCGGCTTCATGCGCGATATCGAATTCCTTCGCTCCCACAATCTGGCCCTGGGGGGAAGTGTCGATAACGCCATCGTGGTTGATGAGGACCAGGTGCTCAACGAGGACGGCCTGCGTTACGAGGACGAGTTCGTTAAGCACAAGATTCTCGATGCAATCGGTGATCTGTACCTATTGGGTACAAGCCTGATCGGTGAATTCCGCGGCTACAAATCCGGGCATGCACTGAACAACCGCCTGCTACGCACCCTTATGGAACAGAAGGATGCGTGGGAAATGGTGACGTTCGAGGATTCCCAGACCGCGCCGATCTCCTACATGCGCCCGGCAGCTGCCGGCTGA
- a CDS encoding hybrid sensor histidine kinase/response regulator, whose translation MVILLILCLSLGAGTLWAEPAASTTPAAEHPDQAWRILIDPSARLTLEEVVAQRQLFQRLDSLSYSAPSTDQAVWLQINLPPYSQPHWLWFYAPRMQYLDFYLLRDTELERHVSTGELRPFSARPLADRAYVFALPNDSEPRTAYIRLQSDYVMLTWFELIDEAGLVRQSADAYLFGTLLGALALLLIYNLLRFSRSRSYSHLGLAGLHLALLVSALANGGLLGIRSPVLLPYQALIADVSMLLAFVFLLGFILDFYQQRCTRLGKRLLALQIGAISLLAVLMLFVPTFRSAWLLYGAVLLASGSATAVALHHWRLGHAPARLLLVGMLVMDAGFILMLPMLLGLNQLAPYGLSAMLFGMATCAGLILSLAVQERQRQIRAANRTQHTAQAVTSAEQKTRADFLASISHEIRTPMNGVLGMSELLLDTSLSPKQRDYVQTIHSSGNELLNLLNEILDITKLESGQIELEDVQFDLNALIEDCLGIFRTKAEMQKVELISFIQPQMSHIVTGDPTRLRQALLSLLENAFRQTQEGEVLLVAAIDETDGRTRLRITVQDSGRPLEAEECEALLNAELDSRNFHSTTGQGSHFGLAVARQLVHLMKGEFGIQTGEATGNTLWISLPLTAKPAEQSASDLNGPLLGARLLVVDDNNTCRKVLEQQCSSWGMEVTCAASGKEALALLRSKAHLQEYVDVVLLDQDMPGMTGLQLASKIREDYSLNHDILLIMLTGMSSSPSKVVARNAGIKRILAKPVAGYTLKATLADELANHRSNVAPRFFATEKALPIPEDFRILVAEDNSISTKVIRGMLNKLNLKPDTASDGEQALAAIKTKHYDLVLMDCEMPVLDGFQATAQLRAWEASENRPRTPVVALTAHILSEHRERARDAGMDGHMAKPVEMSQLRDLIKYWAAIRSSTKLSSGP comes from the coding sequence ATGGTTATCCTGCTGATTCTCTGCCTATCGTTAGGCGCAGGAACGCTATGGGCTGAGCCAGCCGCCAGCACAACGCCGGCCGCCGAACACCCCGACCAGGCCTGGCGCATCCTCATTGACCCGTCCGCCCGACTCACACTTGAAGAAGTGGTCGCACAGCGCCAGCTATTCCAACGTTTAGACAGCCTGTCCTATAGCGCCCCAAGCACCGACCAGGCGGTCTGGCTGCAGATCAATCTGCCCCCCTATTCCCAGCCGCACTGGCTGTGGTTCTACGCACCGCGCATGCAGTACCTTGATTTCTATCTGCTACGCGATACCGAGCTGGAGCGCCACGTATCCACCGGCGAGCTGCGCCCGTTCAGCGCCCGCCCTCTGGCCGATCGCGCCTACGTTTTCGCTTTGCCCAACGACAGCGAACCGCGGACCGCCTATATAAGGCTGCAGTCCGATTACGTGATGCTGACCTGGTTTGAACTTATCGACGAAGCCGGACTGGTACGACAATCTGCCGACGCCTACCTGTTCGGCACGCTGCTTGGCGCCCTGGCGCTGTTGCTGATCTACAACCTGCTGCGTTTCAGCCGTAGTCGCAGCTATAGCCACCTCGGCCTGGCTGGACTGCATTTGGCACTGCTGGTGTCTGCGTTGGCCAATGGCGGATTGCTTGGCATTCGTTCGCCAGTCCTGCTCCCGTATCAGGCCCTGATTGCCGACGTTTCGATGCTGCTGGCCTTTGTTTTCCTGCTGGGCTTCATTCTGGATTTCTATCAGCAGCGTTGTACACGCTTGGGCAAGCGGCTGCTGGCCCTGCAGATAGGCGCCATCAGTCTGCTGGCGGTACTCATGCTGTTCGTTCCAACGTTCCGCTCCGCCTGGCTGCTCTACGGTGCAGTGCTGCTGGCCTCTGGCAGCGCCACTGCAGTCGCGCTGCATCACTGGCGCCTGGGTCACGCGCCGGCACGACTGCTTCTGGTGGGCATGCTGGTAATGGATGCCGGGTTCATTCTGATGCTGCCCATGCTGCTGGGGCTGAATCAGCTGGCGCCGTACGGGCTTTCAGCGATGCTGTTCGGCATGGCCACCTGTGCCGGGTTGATCCTTAGCCTCGCCGTGCAGGAACGCCAGCGCCAAATCCGCGCCGCCAACCGCACCCAACATACCGCTCAGGCCGTTACCAGCGCCGAGCAAAAGACCAGGGCCGATTTTCTTGCCAGCATCAGCCACGAAATCCGCACGCCGATGAATGGCGTGCTGGGCATGAGTGAGCTGCTGCTTGACACCTCGCTCTCGCCAAAGCAGCGCGACTACGTCCAGACCATCCACAGCTCCGGCAACGAACTGCTCAACCTGCTCAACGAGATTCTCGACATCACCAAGCTGGAGTCTGGGCAAATCGAGCTGGAAGACGTGCAATTCGACCTCAATGCTTTGATCGAAGATTGTCTGGGCATCTTCCGAACCAAAGCGGAAATGCAGAAGGTCGAGCTGATCAGCTTTATCCAGCCGCAGATGTCCCACATCGTCACCGGCGACCCGACCCGCCTGCGCCAAGCACTCCTGAGCCTGCTGGAAAATGCCTTCCGCCAGACCCAGGAAGGCGAGGTTCTGTTGGTAGCGGCCATTGACGAAACCGATGGACGGACCCGCCTGCGCATCACTGTTCAAGACAGCGGACGGCCGCTAGAGGCAGAAGAGTGCGAAGCGCTGCTCAATGCCGAGCTGGACAGCCGCAACTTTCACTCAACAACCGGCCAGGGCAGCCATTTCGGACTTGCCGTCGCGCGCCAGCTGGTGCATCTGATGAAAGGCGAGTTCGGCATTCAGACCGGAGAAGCCACCGGCAATACCCTGTGGATCAGCCTGCCGCTGACGGCCAAACCCGCAGAACAGTCGGCCAGCGATCTCAATGGCCCTCTGCTTGGTGCACGCCTGTTGGTGGTGGACGACAACAATACCTGCCGCAAGGTACTGGAACAGCAGTGCAGCAGCTGGGGCATGGAGGTCACTTGCGCGGCTTCAGGCAAGGAGGCGCTGGCTCTGCTGCGCAGCAAGGCCCACCTGCAGGAATATGTCGATGTGGTATTGCTCGATCAGGACATGCCCGGCATGACCGGCTTGCAGCTGGCCAGCAAGATCCGCGAAGACTACAGCCTAAATCACGACATCCTGCTGATCATGCTCACCGGCATGAGCAGCTCGCCGAGCAAGGTCGTGGCGCGTAACGCCGGCATCAAGCGCATCCTTGCCAAGCCCGTGGCCGGCTATACCCTGAAGGCGACCCTGGCCGATGAACTCGCCAACCACCGTAGCAATGTTGCACCGCGTTTTTTTGCAACAGAAAAAGCCCTGCCGATCCCCGAAGACTTCCGTATTCTGGTGGCTGAAGACAACAGCATCTCAACCAAAGTCATTCGCGGCATGTTGAACAAACTCAACCTCAAGCCCGACACTGCAAGTGACGGCGAGCAGGCACTGGCAGCCATCAAGACTAAACACTACGACCTGGTGCTGATGGATTGCGAGATGCCTGTGCTGGATGGTTTCCAGGCCACGGCACAGTTACGCGCCTGGGAGGCAAGCGAAAACCGTCCGCGTACGCCGGTTGTAGCACTGACTGCGCACATCCTCAGCGAACACCGCGAGCGCGCACGCGATGCCGGCATGGATGGACACATGGCCAAGCCGGTAGAAATGTCCCAGCTGCGTGATTTGATCAAGTACTGGGCCGCGATTCGCTCCTCTACCAAACTTTCCTCCGGCCCCTGA